The Mucilaginibacter rubeus genomic interval TTTTGGGAGGTTTCAGAACCTTGCAAAGATTTAGCTTCTTACCCTCCCCTCCTTAAATTGCTGGAAACTTTATATGGCAGGAAGCCTATTCCCTTTCAAACATTAAATTTTAGTGAGGGTACACAACAACTCGCCCATTCTGATACCATCCACTTTAGCTCGTTACCGGCCAAGTTTATGTGTGGTGTTTGGGTAGCTCTGGAAGATATAAATGACGAAAACGGCCCTCTATTTTACTACCCGGGTTCACACCGTTTACCTGAATACAATTTTGCTCAAATTAAAGAAAATGCCACCAGCAACAACTATGACAATTATAATGAATACGAAGACTTTATAGAAGAAATAGTAAAGGTAAGCCCTTTTGAAAGGAAAATTTTTCACGCGAAAAAGGGTGATATGCTAATCTGGTCGAGCAATATCCTGCATGGCGGTATGCCGGTTTTAAAGGAAGGTTCATCAAGATGGTCGCAGGTGACGCATTACTTTTTTGAGGATTGCTATTACTACACCCCCATGCTAAGCAACATGGTTACCGATGAGCTTTTCTTAAGAAATAACATTACCAACATTGCAACCGGCGAAAAAGTTGTACCGAATTATAACGGCGAAAAAATTGATTATTTAAGGGTAAATAAAACCCAATATATATTTAACCCAACCCGGGATAAGAAAGCCCTGCTTAAGCTGTTATACAAAGCAGTATTCAAAAAAGAAAAATGATTAAAGAAAAGCAAGTCATTGCAGTATCTGTAATGACTTGCTTTTTATAGGTCTTCCTGCCGTTGTTGGTGTTGTCACCAACAACTACCTATCCGGCATAATGAGTAACTAAATCAAACTCATCTACACCTTTCTGATAAAATCCTGCAGATGAATATCTATAATCTTCCGGGTATTGAGCCAATTTCCATTTGTCCTGCAAAGGGTTGTTATGTATATAATCTAATTTCTGCATAAAAACTTTGGGGCTCCATAGATCAATGCTCAATGAATTCCGTTCCCAAAATTGATATTTCCTATCTTTAGCATTAACAAGAAATAAGGATAACCTATCGTCATCAGTATCCAATAGCCTGAATTTCATTTGCTGAGCAGTAAATTTCAAGAAACGCATCTGAACTAAATCACGAGTATGCCCATCCTGTATCTGCCATATCAAATGGATATGATTAGGCATTATCACGAAACCATAAATAATTATGCTTCCTTCGTTTTTTAGAAACAACAAACTTTTTATAATAATATCCTTATACACATCCTCCGTTAACAATGGCCTCCATTCTAAAATTGTCGCCGTAAAGAATTGCGGGTGATAATCAAAGTTTATTTTGTCCATAGACATTTAGATACCTGACCGAATTTAATTGAGTTAATATTATGCATGACGGTTAGTTGTTGGTGACAACACCAACAACGGCGGAGCGGTATTCAAAAAGGAATAATGAATTAAAGAAAAGCAAGTCATTGCAGGAGCTGTAATGACTTGCTTTTTATTAGGCGTTCATAACATGAACCCTACCCCAATTAAATTACTTCCCCAAAAAATGATCAGCATAAACCTTTTCATCAAAGCCGAAGAAAAGGAAACCATTATCTTCAATAACAGGGCGTTTGATCATACTGGTTTTTTGCTGTAATAATTGCAGCGCATCAGTATTAGTTTTAATGCTTTCTTTAACAGCGGGATCAAGCTGTTTCCAGGTGAGGCCCTGTTTATTCATGAACTTTTCATAGCCGGCCTTAGTATCCCATTCCTGTAGCTTTTCGGTGCTTACACCCAGCTTTTTAAAATCCTGAAAATCGTAAGCTACCTTATTTTCTTTAAGCCAGTCGAGGGCTTTTTTTACTGTATTGCAATTGGTTATTCCGTAAACTTTCATGGGGTAAATTTACTGATTAAACCAATAAGCCTGTAGTTTGTAACTACAGGCTTATTGGTTCGAAGTCCGGAGACTTTGAACAGCTTGCTAACAAATATCTGTTAACAATTATCCATTGCCACCGCTGCTGCTTTTGCCGCCGCCTTTGGTATCATCATTGTTAATACCGCGCTGGTTCTTTTTAATATCGCTGCTCAGCTTACCAAACTTATAGTTAAGCCTGATAGCGAAATGGCGGTAGCGGTTATGATATAACGATTCCTGATCGAAATCAACTGTGTGGGTAGTCGACCGGAAAGTACGGTACTTGCTGTATGGGTTGTTGGCCACTAAGGATACTGTCAGCTTTTTACTCAGGAACTCTTTTGAAACAACATAAGAGTTATAAATAAAATTGCTTGATTTACCCTGTAAGGTAACATCGCCGCTAAAGAAACCAGCATCCAAACCAACACGGTAGCCACCGTCAAACTTATAGCCGATGTTGGCGAAAGCGTTACCTGTATAGCCATCATTTTTATAAAACTGGCCGTTATAGGTACCTTTTAGCCAGATATGTGAAATTTGTCCGTTGATATTAACCGTAAACTTTTTAGTAATGGAAATATTGGTATTGAGGTTTAATCCTAACGAGCGGTTGCTGCCCAGATTTTGGTAAGTAGTAAAAGTAACCGTATCAATATGATCGCCCATGTTGTTTTGAATCAGGCTGGTCACATTCTGGATGGCGTTATTAGAGAATGCATAACTCAAACCTACGTTGATAGATCCTTTTGAGAAATTACTGTAGTTTAATTCAAAAGTATTGTTCAGTTCAGGTTTCAGATCCGGGTTACCGGTACTGATGAATTTAGGGTTCGATTTATCAATAAAAGGGTTCAACTGGTAAATACCCGGCCTTTGAATACGCTGGGTAAAGCCTAAGCTAATGCTGCTGCTTTTCAACGAGCGCTGGATAGATACCGACGGAATAAGGTTGTTATAGTTTTTATCAAGCGGCGTACCCGTAAACACAGCGCTTACCTGGGTATGTTCTAAACGTACACCGGCCTTACCTGTCCATTTATCAAATTTTAACTGGTACGAGTTATAGGCACTGTACACATCCTGGTGATAATCAAACTCACCGGTTTGCCCGGCATTCACGTTATAAACAGAGCTCGTTGAATCTTTATCCTCACGCCTGTAATCGCTGAAGTTGTTACGGAGGATAACTTTACCACCGGCCTCAATACTGATTTTTTTTAACGGGTAGGCATAATCTAACTGGAATGTATGTTCACGGTTACCGGCATTATTATACTGCCTGAAATCGGGCTGAAGGGCGTTATAATAATTAACCCTCTCCGAAAATTGGTTATCAGTAAAGTTTTTGCTTGGCCCGTAGCTGTATTTGTACGATAAAGTCAGCAACTCATCTTTATGTCCTTTAAAGCCCAGTTGGTAGTTGATAGACGCGTCGAGGCCCTGATCGTGATTGTAGCCGTTGCTCAACAGGTTATATCCCTGGGTAAGGGCACCGGCTGCATTTGTTTGAGCCGACCGTTGTGAGCCATCCTGGTCAAATTCGCCATGAAAGTATTCAAACGAGCCGGTAAGCAGGTTCAGGGTGTCTATTTCATAGCTCAACTCGGCATTGGCATAGCGATATTTACCGCCAAACGAGTTTTCTCCCGTTTGCAGGATCTCTGACTCGGGATTAAAGAAAGTTTGTTTTATGCTTGATGTATTGGTATTACGTTTCTGATTACCAAAACCGGCATAACCCGAAACACCAAACTTACCTTGCTTAGCCGTCATGTTCAGGTTATAACCCGGCCCCCATACACTGTTATAACGCATGTTGACACTGCCGTTATAACCCTGATCGGCATTTTTTTTGGTAATGATATTGATGATACCGGCCAAGCCTTCAGCATCGTATTTTGCCGGCGGCGTAGTGATCACTTCTATTTTTTCGATATTGGTAGCAGGCATAGCCTTCAACACATCCGATGGATTTTTGGCCATCAATGCCGACTCTTTACCGTTAATCAATATCTTGTATTTGCCGCTGCCTTTCAGTTTAATGTTATCGTCACCATCTACCGCTAAAAGGGGCACTTTACGCATCATATCCAATGCCGAAATGGCCTTGCTTTCAGGGTCGGCAGTCACGTCATAACTAAGGCGGTCAACCTCTTGCTTCATTACCGGCCTTACGGCTGTGATGGTTACCTCGTTTAGCTGCTTGTTTGATGTTGTTACCAAAATGCGTCCGGCATCAAACGTTTTACCAGTTATTTTTACAGGAAGTACTTTAGTTGCATATCCAACCGAAGCAACAACCAACTGATAAGTTTTACCTTCGGGTGCTTTCAGTTCAAAGCTGCCGTCATCTTTGGCGAGTGTGCTTTTTACGGGCGCTTTGGTAGCGGCATCCTGCAAGGCCACCGTACCATACCCCAATGGTTTGTTGGCTGCCGAATCTATCACGATACCTTTAACTGTTATATTTTGAACAGGTGCCGGTGTTGCTGCCTGCCCCATCACCATGCCCGTGACACAACAGCATAGCACTGTTAGTAGAAATTGTTTCATAATTGCGATTTTGGTCATAAGACGTTTAAGATACCCGTGTGTGACAGCGAAAAATATGCGTTTAACACTTTTTAACGTTTATTTCTGTCACCCAACGGGTTAATTGTATATTTTTTAATTGCGGCTTCCGCTGCTGGTATCATCGTTGTTAATACCACGTTGATTTTTCTTAATGCTACTGTTAAGCCTGCCAAATTTGTAGCTCAGGCTCACGTTAATGGTGCGGTAAAAGTTGTTGTTAGCAGTGTAAGTATCAAAGTCGGGAGTTTTGGTGTAGAAGTCGAGTTTGTTGAATTTTTTGAAGGGATTGTTAACATTTACTGATAAGGTAGCCTTTTCCTTAAACATGGTTTTGGTTCCGCTGATGGAGCTGAAGAAGTAATAATTATCCTTTCCCTGCAACAATACATAACGGCTGTCGTAACCTATGTTTACACCCGCGCGGTAACCGCCATCAAACTTGTAACTGGTATAGGTAAAAACATGCCCCTGGTTACCGCTGTTCTTGTATAACGAACCATTATAGTAACCCTTAAGCCATACAAATAACAACTCGGCATTAATATTTACATTTAATTTGGGGGTGATAGGATAATTGATATTAGCATCAAAGCCCCAGTTTTTGTTGGAGCCTACGTTATCGTAAGTATTGGTGGTTACCCCTGCCGAATCAACTCGTGCCAGGTTTTGCACGGTATTATTGGCAAACGAGTAATTGGTGCTTAAGTTAATGGAACCTTTGGCAAAATTGCTGTATCCCAGCTCAAAGTTATTGGTAACCGCGGCTTTCAAATTAGGGTTACCCATGTTAACGTATTGTGGGTTTGTCCTATCGGTATAAGGGTTTAACTGGTAAATGCCCGGGCGCTGGATCCGTTGGGTATAACCTAAGGTAAGGCTGCTGCTTTTTAACGAGCGTTGAATAGATACCGATGGAACAAGATTATTGTAATTCTGGTTAACGGTACTGTTAGTAGTTGAAAAATCGGCATTTACTTTGGTGTGCTCCAATCGCAAGCCACCTTTAAAAGCCCATTTACTAAGCTTTACCGAGTATGAGTTGTACAAGCTGTAAACATCCTGATTGTAGGTAAAATCATTAGTTTGGCTATCATCGGTTTTATAGCTTCCGTCAGACTGTTTCAGGTCGGTAAAAAAGTTACTGTAGTTATCCCTTAAAATAATTTTACCACCGGCTTCAAGCGTTAATACTTTGCGGGGCTGAATATAATCGAGCTGGAAAGTATGCTGCTTTGAACCCGATTTATTATACTGCCTGTAATCGGTAGGTGCTTTACCAATGGAGTCGGCAGCTACAGTAGCACCATTGTTTTGGCCATTATTATTGTTATTGTATTTATAAGATACGGTAAGCAATTGGTCTTTATACTTCCTGAAACCTATCTGGTAGTTCAAGCCTAAATCCGACCCGTGAAAAGTGCTGGTTCCGGCATTAAATAAGCGGTAAAACTGGGTAACCGCGTCAACGCTATCCTTAATACTGGTAACCTGGTTGTTTTGCTGCTTACCCTTACCGTCATAAAAATCATACATACCGGTAATCAGGTTAAGGCTGTCAATTTCATAACTTAACTCTCCGCTACCATAAACGTTATTGGCTCCGTTACCTCTTGTACCGGTTTGGCTAAGTGATGATGGCGGATGATAAAAGTTGCTAATGTTTTCAAAAGTTGAAGTTTGCACCGGCCTGTGATTGTATCCAGCGTAGCCGCTAAAACCAAACTTGCCCTGCTTAACAGTTACGTTCACATTAGCGCGTTCGCCAAAAACATTGTTGTAACCGGTGTTAATATTTACGTTATAACCCTGGTCGGCATTTTTTTTGGTAATGATGTTGATGATACCCGCTAAACCTTCGGCATCATATTTTGCGGGAGGAGTAGTGATCACCTCTATCTTTTCAATATTGGCAGCCGGCATCGATTTTAATACGTCCGACGGATTTTTCGCCATCATGGCCGATTCTTTACCGTTGATCAGGATCTTATAGTTATCGTTACCTCTGAGCTTAATATTATCACTTCCATCTACAGACAACAACGGCACTTTACGGATCATATCCAAAGCGGTGATAGATTTGCTTTCCGGGTCGGCCTGTACGTCATAGCTCAGTCGGTCAACCTCCTGTTTCATTACGGGCCTTACCGCGGTAACGGTAACCTCCTTCAATTGCTTGCTTGATGCCGAAAGCAGGATCCTGCCCGCGTTAAATGTATTACCGGTAAGCTTTACCGCGATGGTTTTAGTTGCGTAACCTATAAATACAGCTACCAACTGGTATGTTTTACCTTCGGGTGCTTTCAGTTCAAAACTACCGTCGTCTTTTGCCAGGGTGCTTTTTACGGGAGCTTTGGTAGCAGCATCCTGCAGGGCAACAGTAACATAACCCATTGGTTTGTTTATTGCCGAATCAATGATAATACCTTTTACAATAATATTGGGAACTGCCGGAGCAGCGGGAGTTTTTGTTTGAGCAAATAAGAGCGTGGAAAAGCAACAGCAAAGTACCGTTAGTAAGATTTGTTTCATAAGGTTATTTAGGTTTACAAGACGTAAGAACATCATGCCGCGTTACAACGCGAATCATGATTTGAACGGGAATTTAACTAAAATATTAGTTTGTAACAGCCATGTTACTTATTGTAACGTGTCATGGTAAGTTCGGTACCTATGGTAGCAAAACTCTTTACCATTTCTATCGAGCGATCAATAAGTGCGGGAAGTTCGGGCTGTTCATCTTTATCAAAAGCACTAAGTACAAAATCAACCTGACGACCTTTGGGGTAATTATCGCCAATACCAAAACGCAACCGCGCATAGTTGCTATTGCCAAGCACTGCCTCAATATTTTTAAGGCCATTGTGCCCGGCGGCACTGCCTTTAGGTTTCAAACGCAGGGTGCCCAGCGGCAGGGCAAGGTCATCTACGATAACCAAAACATTCTCAACCGGAATTTTCAGATCCTTCATCCAGTAGCTCAGGGCCTTTCCGCTCAGGTTCATATAAGTAGTAGGTTTAATAAGGCAAAGGGTACGGCTTTTGAACGATACCTCGGTATAATAAGCCAGGCGCGAGTTTTGGAACCTTGTTCCCTCCTGCTTAGCCAGTTCATCCAATACCATAAAACCTATATTATGTCTGGTATCCGCATACTCCGGACCAATATTACCTAAACCTACAATTAAATATTTCATAAGCCCCTGGCTCCGCTAATCAGCGGAGAAATTTGATTAATTATTATTGAACGGGCTTGGTTTTGGCTCCCCTCTTGAGAGGGGGTGCGCCTGGCGGTGCGGTAGCAGGGGTGTGTTATGCATTATGCTGAAGAACACACCCCTCCTCCCCTCTCAAGAGGGGAATCGCACAAGCCTACGCTTTTAAAAAAGCCTCGCCGTTTTCTATTTCAAAATAAACAAAAACAGCGATAAGTTTCCCTATCGCTGTTTTGATAATTTGCTAAGCAAAATTATTTTTTACCTTGAGCTGCTTCTTGCTCTGCCTGACGTAAAGCACGTGAGGTAGTTACAGAAACAATGGTATCTTCTTTAGCGTTGGTGATAGTTAAGTTATCTAATTTAATATCAGATACTTTTACTGATTTACCAACTTCTAAAGACTCGATGCTTACTTCAATAGCATCAAGATGATCTTTAGGAAGCGCTTTGATACGCAGTTTCCTTAATTTTTGAACCAGTTTACCACCTACTTTTACACCTGGAGAAGTACCGGTTAATTTAACAGGGATCTCGATAGAGATAGGTTTTTTCTCGTCTAACAATAAAAAGTCAACGTGAGTGATTTTTTCAGTTAGTGGGTGGAACTGAATGTCCTGGATGATAGCTTGTGATTTAACACCAGCAATTTCAAGATCGATGAAATGAACAACCGGAGTGTAAACTACGGCTCTCAAATCAGCTGCGGACACATAGAAGTGGGTCTGGGTAGCACCACCATAAAGAACTGCAGGCACCTGGCCATTGTAACGCAGCTCTTTCGCGTCTCTTTTCCCTACGTTCTCTCTTAGAGAACCGCTAATAGCAATTGATTTCATTTTTATTTATTTGTTTATTTATTTAGTTCATGGTTCATAGATCATTGTTCTACTTTCCACAAAGCCTTTTTTAGTTCATGGTTCATAGATCATTGTTCATGGCCTAATTTCCCAATTACTTTATTCTTTTTTATTTTCCATGATAAATGTTCACTATGATCTATGAACCATCAACCATGAACTACCTACTATTCCACCTTAAACAAGGTACTTATCGAACCGTGTTCGTTTACGTTGCTTATCGCTTTGGCAAACAGTTCGGCAGTTGAAAGTACCTTTATTTTTGAGCTTTGTTGTTTCAGCGGTATAGTATCTGTAACTATCAGTTCGGTTAACGCCGAGTTTTCGATAGTTTCATATGCTTTACCTGATAATACCGGGTGTGTACAAACGGCGCGTACGCTGCGTGCACCACGCTCCATGATAAGTCCGGCTGCTTTTGCCAATGTACCTGCAGTATCGCAGATGTCGTCAATCAATACTATGTCCTGATCGGTAACATCGCCTATCAGTGTCATGGCTTCAATTTCGTTAGCGCGTTTACGGCGTTTGTCGCAAATTACCACTTCGGCGTTAAAGAACTTGGCAAAACTACGGGCCCTGTATGAACCGCCCATATCAGGCGATGCAATGGTAAGGTGACCTAAGCCAAGGCTTTTAATGTAAGGCACAAAAATGATAGAAGCATCCAGGTGATCAACCGGAACATCAAAAAAGCCCTGAATTTGCGCTGCGTGCAAATCCATGGTCATGATACGGTTAATACCGGCTGCAACCAACAGGTTAGCTACCAGCTTTGCACCAATGGCAACACGTGGTTTATCTTTCCTGTCCTGACGGGCCAAACCAAAATAAGGTATAACGGCGGTTACATAATGAGCTGATGCACGACGGGCGGCATCAATCATCATGAGTAATTCCATTAAATTATCGGTAGGCTGAT includes:
- a CDS encoding phytanoyl-CoA dioxygenase family protein; amino-acid sequence: MIKSNFPWIESPFFYKILETKNLSAEEKKLCIDYHENGFTALSNFFPADLIDKVQQETENKAFDTNFPIKTHRTKTRVQDFWEVSEPCKDLASYPPLLKLLETLYGRKPIPFQTLNFSEGTQQLAHSDTIHFSSLPAKFMCGVWVALEDINDENGPLFYYPGSHRLPEYNFAQIKENATSNNYDNYNEYEDFIEEIVKVSPFERKIFHAKKGDMLIWSSNILHGGMPVLKEGSSRWSQVTHYFFEDCYYYTPMLSNMVTDELFLRNNITNIATGEKVVPNYNGEKIDYLRVNKTQYIFNPTRDKKALLKLLYKAVFKKEK
- a CDS encoding transposase codes for the protein MDKINFDYHPQFFTATILEWRPLLTEDVYKDIIIKSLLFLKNEGSIIIYGFVIMPNHIHLIWQIQDGHTRDLVQMRFLKFTAQQMKFRLLDTDDDRLSLFLVNAKDRKYQFWERNSLSIDLWSPKVFMQKLDYIHNNPLQDKWKLAQYPEDYRYSSAGFYQKGVDEFDLVTHYAG
- a CDS encoding Spx/MgsR family RNA polymerase-binding regulatory protein, which gives rise to MKVYGITNCNTVKKALDWLKENKVAYDFQDFKKLGVSTEKLQEWDTKAGYEKFMNKQGLTWKQLDPAVKESIKTNTDALQLLQQKTSMIKRPVIEDNGFLFFGFDEKVYADHFLGK
- a CDS encoding TonB-dependent receptor domain-containing protein yields the protein MKQFLLTVLCCCVTGMVMGQAATPAPVQNITVKGIVIDSAANKPLGYGTVALQDAATKAPVKSTLAKDDGSFELKAPEGKTYQLVVASVGYATKVLPVKITGKTFDAGRILVTTSNKQLNEVTITAVRPVMKQEVDRLSYDVTADPESKAISALDMMRKVPLLAVDGDDNIKLKGSGKYKILINGKESALMAKNPSDVLKAMPATNIEKIEVITTPPAKYDAEGLAGIINIITKKNADQGYNGSVNMRYNSVWGPGYNLNMTAKQGKFGVSGYAGFGNQKRNTNTSSIKQTFFNPESEILQTGENSFGGKYRYANAELSYEIDTLNLLTGSFEYFHGEFDQDGSQRSAQTNAAGALTQGYNLLSNGYNHDQGLDASINYQLGFKGHKDELLTLSYKYSYGPSKNFTDNQFSERVNYYNALQPDFRQYNNAGNREHTFQLDYAYPLKKISIEAGGKVILRNNFSDYRREDKDSTSSVYNVNAGQTGEFDYHQDVYSAYNSYQLKFDKWTGKAGVRLEHTQVSAVFTGTPLDKNYNNLIPSVSIQRSLKSSSISLGFTQRIQRPGIYQLNPFIDKSNPKFISTGNPDLKPELNNTFELNYSNFSKGSINVGLSYAFSNNAIQNVTSLIQNNMGDHIDTVTFTTYQNLGSNRSLGLNLNTNISITKKFTVNINGQISHIWLKGTYNGQFYKNDGYTGNAFANIGYKFDGGYRVGLDAGFFSGDVTLQGKSSNFIYNSYVVSKEFLSKKLTVSLVANNPYSKYRTFRSTTHTVDFDQESLYHNRYRHFAIRLNYKFGKLSSDIKKNQRGINNDDTKGGGKSSSGGNG
- a CDS encoding outer membrane beta-barrel family protein, producing the protein MKQILLTVLCCCFSTLLFAQTKTPAAPAVPNIIVKGIIIDSAINKPMGYVTVALQDAATKAPVKSTLAKDDGSFELKAPEGKTYQLVAVFIGYATKTIAVKLTGNTFNAGRILLSASSKQLKEVTVTAVRPVMKQEVDRLSYDVQADPESKSITALDMIRKVPLLSVDGSDNIKLRGNDNYKILINGKESAMMAKNPSDVLKSMPAANIEKIEVITTPPAKYDAEGLAGIINIITKKNADQGYNVNINTGYNNVFGERANVNVTVKQGKFGFSGYAGYNHRPVQTSTFENISNFYHPPSSLSQTGTRGNGANNVYGSGELSYEIDSLNLITGMYDFYDGKGKQQNNQVTSIKDSVDAVTQFYRLFNAGTSTFHGSDLGLNYQIGFRKYKDQLLTVSYKYNNNNNGQNNGATVAADSIGKAPTDYRQYNKSGSKQHTFQLDYIQPRKVLTLEAGGKIILRDNYSNFFTDLKQSDGSYKTDDSQTNDFTYNQDVYSLYNSYSVKLSKWAFKGGLRLEHTKVNADFSTTNSTVNQNYNNLVPSVSIQRSLKSSSLTLGYTQRIQRPGIYQLNPYTDRTNPQYVNMGNPNLKAAVTNNFELGYSNFAKGSINLSTNYSFANNTVQNLARVDSAGVTTNTYDNVGSNKNWGFDANINYPITPKLNVNINAELLFVWLKGYYNGSLYKNSGNQGHVFTYTSYKFDGGYRAGVNIGYDSRYVLLQGKDNYYFFSSISGTKTMFKEKATLSVNVNNPFKKFNKLDFYTKTPDFDTYTANNNFYRTINVSLSYKFGRLNSSIKKNQRGINNDDTSSGSRN
- the pth gene encoding aminoacyl-tRNA hydrolase is translated as MKYLIVGLGNIGPEYADTRHNIGFMVLDELAKQEGTRFQNSRLAYYTEVSFKSRTLCLIKPTTYMNLSGKALSYWMKDLKIPVENVLVIVDDLALPLGTLRLKPKGSAAGHNGLKNIEAVLGNSNYARLRFGIGDNYPKGRQVDFVLSAFDKDEQPELPALIDRSIEMVKSFATIGTELTMTRYNK
- a CDS encoding 50S ribosomal protein L25/general stress protein Ctc, encoding MKSIAISGSLRENVGKRDAKELRYNGQVPAVLYGGATQTHFYVSAADLRAVVYTPVVHFIDLEIAGVKSQAIIQDIQFHPLTEKITHVDFLLLDEKKPISIEIPVKLTGTSPGVKVGGKLVQKLRKLRIKALPKDHLDAIEVSIESLEVGKSVKVSDIKLDNLTITNAKEDTIVSVTTSRALRQAEQEAAQGKK
- a CDS encoding ribose-phosphate pyrophosphokinase, whose translation is MPLQFNPVKLFTGSGSPELARLIADAYGRELGEVVISRFSDGEYQPHFNESVRGSDVFLIQSTHQPTDNLMELLMMIDAARRASAHYVTAVIPYFGLARQDRKDKPRVAIGAKLVANLLVAAGINRIMTMDLHAAQIQGFFDVPVDHLDASIIFVPYIKSLGLGHLTIASPDMGGSYRARSFAKFFNAEVVICDKRRKRANEIEAMTLIGDVTDQDIVLIDDICDTAGTLAKAAGLIMERGARSVRAVCTHPVLSGKAYETIENSALTELIVTDTIPLKQQSSKIKVLSTAELFAKAISNVNEHGSISTLFKVE